The genomic interval CTTTAGAATGTTACTAAGTTCTCAAACTAGTCATAAAATTAGTGTTGTAAGAATGTTTTTCTATCACCTATAATCCTCTACTTTTTCTTTCCTATGCCCAATACAACTTCGATTTTTGCAGGTTGAGTTGGAAAAACTTCTAGATGAATACAATGTTATTCTTAATGTAAAGTAGGAATTTGAGTTGGAAttgaatgagaaaagaaaattcttcaAAGATGGATTAAAGGATAAATTGGAAGAATTGGAGAAAATTGGAAAATTGGAACAAGTCTTGGAAGATAcaacagagaaagaaagagtgCTAAATAAGTCAAAgctttaaagtataatttttaaagCTTATATATctagttaaaataatttcttagaGATTATAAATCAAATCACTCTacttaaatattgaaattaattttatttttaatttaaaattaaacaaaatacttagtttaaaattataatttttttcaaaatttgatcaaaATGTGCCATGTCTATCTTATCTGATTTGACATTATTGCATAAACAGTTTAGACTTTAAGATACAAACAACACAAGTTTAATACAACATGATATAATGTTTTTGAAACAGAAGGTTCAACAATTGAGAAGCAAAAACACTTATTTTATCCTCAAACCAGAAAATTGCATAACTGGAAATCAAAAGGAAGCGACATCAGTTCTGAAATAGAAGAGACCAGATGGAGAACCATTGGGAAGAAGTGCAAGCTTGACAGGACTAGCAGCACCTTCTTCAACTGTTAGAAANNNNNNNNNNNNNNNNNNNNNNNNNNNNNNNNNNNNNNNNNNNNNNNNNNNNNNNNNNNNNNNNNNNNNNNNNNNNNNNNNNNNNNNNNNNNNNNNNNNNNNNNNNNNNNNNNNNNNNNNNNNNNNNNNNNNNNNNNNNNNNNNNNNNNNNNNNNNNNNNNNNNNNNNNNNNNNNNNNNNNNNNNNNNNNNNNNNNNNNNTTGAAATCACTTAGAAATTTCTTCACTATTTCATCCACTTTCTCTTCTGTCAGCTTATCAGCATCGCTCAACACTCCTCTTGCCCATGATTCTTTTGGGAAACTCTGAATTTTACATCATTATGCAACAACAccttaagaaaattaaaggaaacaAGATGCAATAATAAACTAATATCTGTTATAGGAAAGTTTTGAATAAACTCATGGTTACattgcataacatatgattGACTATTCATTAACTATTCAGAGATGAAGTTATAgcataaataaacttaaattagaagttatcaaataattattaagagtCGGAGTGTTTATTgcataagaagaaaaaaagttaagaaattaaTCAGTTATGTTTATAGTCATCATAATAAGTTATTTGTAATAATTGAGAATACTAGAATTTGTAAACAGAAGAAGTTGTTGCCTACCTCTAACTGCCCTCCACTGGATGATACATTCACAATTCTTGGCGATTCAGATAATTGCAGGAGGGGCATAAGGGATTCAATAGTTATTTTAGCGCCATAGTAATTTATTTGCAAGCATTCTTCTGCTAACTCGTATGTTTGAGTCATTGCCCTTGTTCCTTCCTCATCTGATATCACCTGAAAACAATGGCAGCTCAATGACCGTTTGCAAATCCTACAATTACACATGTTAAATTTAGAAAGGATTGAGCCAGAAAAACTGTGTCCCCTCTTGCTggagaactttcatatatatacaaataattacaatctgtCAAGTTAATTTTCAGCCCACAAAATAAGCTAAGTTGTCATATACATTTACTACAgctaattatcctaattaagagaataacag from Vigna radiata var. radiata cultivar VC1973A chromosome 9, Vradiata_ver6, whole genome shotgun sequence carries:
- the LOC111242474 gene encoding (+)-neomenthol dehydrogenase-like, producing the protein MGEATQRYAVVTGANKGIGLEIVRQLASEGIKVVLTARNEERGLQALETLKASALSHLVFFHQLDVAHPASVAAFADFIKSKFGKLDILVNNAGINGIVIKDRDLFTTVLMNRGVISDEEGTRAMTQTYELAEECLQINYYGAKITIESLMPLLQLSESPRIVNVSSSGGQLESFPKESWARGVLSDADKLTEEKVDEIVKKFLSDFEEGAASPVKLALLPNGSPSGLFYFRTDVASF